The Ignicoccus islandicus DSM 13165 sequence GATACGAAATGGATGCTTCCCAAGCTAAGCCGATCCGAGCTTCAAGGAAGATACAACATAGCGTGAGGGAACGAACTATTGTAATCGATAAGAACGTGAACGTCGAAACTCTACCGAAAACCAGGGACGTTATTTGTCCGAAATGCGGACATGACGAGGCTTACTATTGGTTCGTGCAAACTAGGGCTGGCGATGAACCACCTACTAGGTTCTACAAATGCACTAAGTGTGGTCACGTATGGAGGGAGTACGAGTAATAGCAAAAAAGGCCTTAAAGGAAGTAGAAGAGGCATATATGAGGTCACCTCCACATTGGTCTGGGAGAATTAACCTGTATAGAGCAATACGTCTACTTCAAGCGCTTATTGAATGGGATGATAACAATGGGCAAGATAAGAACGTTTATAGCAGTTGATGTTGAAGGTATACTCGCTTCGAAACTCGAGAAGTTAGTTGAATCAATCAAATCCACCGGAGCACCGGTAAAGGGAGTTGAGGCTGAGAACTTTCACGTTACGTTGAAATTCATAGGCGAAATAGATGAGGAAATGATCGATACTATTGAAGAGATAATGAAACATTCGGTTAACGGTATCGAGCCACATAAAGTAGTCCTCAAGGGCATAGGAGCTTTCCCAAACCCCTTTAGACCCAGAGTAGTTTGGGTGGGACTCGAGGGCGCCGAAAAACTCACAACAATTTCTTCGAGACTCACGAAAAGCTTGAGAGAGAAGGGGATTAAGGTGGACACCAAGCAGTTTGTCCCGCACATAACTCTAGCTCGAGTTAAAGGTTACAGGAACATAGACAAACTATCTGAATGGATAGAGACAATGAGGGATATAGAAATAGGGGAATTGGAGGTGAAGAAAATAAGACTTAAGAAATCAATCCTTACTCCACGCGGTCCAATATACGAAACCTTGAGGGAGGTTGAGCTTTGACCTTACTTCATAAAATTCTCGAGGAAAGCGTTCTAGAGAAGATCAGGCCTACCAAAGAGGAATACGAGAAAAGAGACAAGCTTTTCAGGAAGATAAAGGAAGTAGCTGTTAGAGTTCTCAAGGATGAAAAGGTTGAAGCTGAGGTCACTCTCCAAGGGAGTGCAGCCAAGGAAACATGGATAAGAAACAATTTAGAGCTAGATGTATTCGTATTATTTCCCGTAAGTACAAAGGAATGGCTAAAAGTGACTGGCCTAAGAATAATTGAGAAGATCGCTGAAAAAATTGGTAAATACGAGATACGATACGCGGAGCATCCTTACGTGAGGTTGAAAGTTGAGGGCGTGAAAGTAGACCTCGTCCCGGCCTTCAAAGTAAGCGACGGACGCGAAGCGATAACTGCTGTAGATAGGACGCCATTTCACACTAAGTGGGTAATAGAGAAGTTGAACGAAATGGGTGAGAACTCACGTGATGAGGTCCGATTGTTAAAAGCTTTCTTTAAGGGAATAGAAGTTTATGGGGCCGAAATTAAAGTACAAGGCTTCTCGGGTTACGTTACAGAGCTCTTAGTAATAAACTATGGTGGATTCGCGGAAGCTTTGAGCTCTATTTCTCAATGGCGACCACCAGTTTTCGTGGATCCAGGGAACTTCGGCTCGAAAGCTAAGTTCCTACACAAGTTCCGTGGTTCACCGATGGTACTACCCGATCCAGTTGACCCCAATAGGAACGCGGCAGCTTCAGTATCACTTGAATCTCTAGCTTTGGCTAGCTTGGCTAGTTGGAGGTACATAACTAATCCGTCACCAAGGTTCTACTTTAAACCACCAGCACCAGATGTAAAGGCAGAAAGGCCTACTTACTTGATTAGTTTTACATTGAATCCCGGATATCCTCCGGAAACCATCTGGGGTGAGTTAAAGAGAATATCTAGATCACTCATATCGACTCTCCGCAGAGCAGGTTTTGAAATAACGCGATACAAGTTATGGAGTGACGAAGAGAAAGAGGCGGCCATAGCTATAGAGATGATTAATGACGTATTGAGTCGCGAGGTAGTCCGGATAGGTCCACCAATATGGGAGAAGAAACATCTCCTAAGTTTCTTCACTGCACATGATAAAGTGTTAGCGGGGCCTTGGGTAGAAGGCGATAGAGTGTACTTGATAGAACCTAGGGATGTAACTTCGTTTACGGAATTCGTAAGAGGTGTAATAAGTCGATATAGGTCAAAGAGCATAAATTTGGAAAGCGTTGAAATTAAGAAGATACTTCAGCCTAAAACTGAATGGCTTCGGTGGTTTGTTTACGGGAAGTATTGGTGGTGGACGTAGAATGCTACGACATCGACGAGTTTCCAGTATGCTATCCTCAAACTAATGGGTGTTTTATTAGAGACGAACTCAAGAAAAGCAACATCGAGTGCGCAATCTCCTATGGTAGGCGAGAAATCGGCGAGTATAAGGTCTTAGGCATTGGATTTAGAGGCTTGGTTTTCCTTGCGAGACACTCTACTGGCATAGTTGCGGTGAAGGTTCCCCGAATCGATCGGCTTTACGATATGAGACAAGAAGCCTTAAATCAAAAGTTAGCCTATCCCTATGCACCGAAAGTGTATGAATACTCGAAATACTTTCTCGTTATGGAATACATTGAGTGTCCAGATCTATTAGATGTAGTTCAAGGACTATTGGCGGAAGATAACGTTCAAAGCATCAGAAAAGTTGTTTGCGATGTACTAAAAGCGGGCTATCAGCTTGATCAAAGAGGTATAGATCATGGAGAATTGGTTAGACCATGGGACCACGTTAAAGTGTGTAAAAACAGAGTGGTCTTTATAGATTTCAATAGCTCATCTATACATAGGAGACCTTCGAACTTAACCTCACTAATTTCGGCCTTGTTACTAAAGCCCTCACTTCCTTCATCTAGAATAGCTAACCTCCTAAACGTCGATAGAGCTAAACTGATAGAATTGTTAAGGGTTTATAAGAAAACACGAAACGAGCATTCTTTTAATAGGATTATCAAGATGGTGTGCCTATTAAATTAGCGAACCATATGCTTAGCGCAATCAACGTAAGCACTATTGTAATGGAACTTATCGCAAAGGACATAGCTTGAAGTACGTTACCTGGTGTTTGAGTAGAGCTGACAATTCCAATTGACAGTAGCATCGCGCTAGAGAGTAGTATTACTAAAGGTAGTTTCCTCCAAGGGTTCCAGGGCTGTATAGTACCACTCCTCATGAGCTTTGGTAGAACTTCCTCAATGGGTTGCACTTTTTCAGATTCAATAGGCTTACGATTCTCTTCTACTTCCAGTTGGATAATTGAGTTTCCGAGAGGTACCATTAGTTCTTTGCTTCCTATTGTCACCTTAATTGATTCCTTCGGGTATACTAGTGCCACGGCTCCATTAACTTCTAATTCATATTTATCGTCAATCTTTATCTTCGCTTTACTCAAGTCTTTAAATAAGCTTCTCGATTCTATTATTTCAATGATAGTTGAATGGTAATCGTACTTTAGTGGATCGTCTAGATATATAACTACTGGAGCCACGAGCTTCTTAAATCCTTTCGATATTAAGAGCGGTGGCAACGTAGCTTTGTGAACTATACCATTTTTCTCTATTACCTCTAAATCTATGTTCCCTGAGAGCCATTCATATGGAACCATGACAGTAGTAGTTCCGTTTACCGAATATTCTAGGTAGGTGTCGTTTGAATAGAGTTTTAGTTTAACATCATAGGGCTTTCCATACTTAAGCACAGTAAAGGTCACGGTCGCATTAACTGGTGCAACCTTTTGGGGCGTAGGGACGTCTATTACAATCGTAGTTCCGTCTAACTTTACGTTATAAATCTTATCGGAAACTTGTAATACTGCGGAATCGCTCGGTACGATGATTATGCCTACGCCGTTGTCCAATCGCACCGGGATACCATTTATCTTTATTATAGATGGTATGGGCGTGCCCTTGTACTGGGTAACGACTGTAGCATATCGGTAATTCGGATTTGTCTGGTATCCTTTGCAAATTATGCTAATAGATGCTGGTACTTTATTGTAAGATAACTTAACGCCCCTGATCGTGTTGTTATCAATTAGTATGGTCAATGGCGTTTCGAGCCATTGCTGGGGTATTAGTACTGAAGTCTTATTTTGAGATAGTACGTAATTAAGCGAGTACATTCCATCGGTTAACACAAGGTTAGTTCCGTTTAATCCGTAGAGATACACGTTAATTGGTGTGTCTAGAGGATACGGCGGTGGAGATCGTGGTAGCTCTCTTTTGTAGGGAATCTTTATGATAATTTCGTTACCGCCTAAGTTGAACTTAAGCTTTTTATTCAATACCGTTAAAGTTACTTCCTTTTTAGGGTATACGAGAACTATTGAGCCGTTTATCTGAAGGTTGTATTTATCATCGAGGATTACGTCTACGTTTGCCGGTTTGTTAACCTCATCGTAGACCGCAATTATCTTGGACGAGTAATAGTTGTAACTAGGTGTCTCTTTAATTAGAATATAGAGAGGGGATTGTATAGCAGTTCCATTGAAGTTGGTCAGTAGAGGAGGTATCTGCGTCTTGTGAACGTTTTGATTAACTATAATATTAAGTAGAAGATATTTACTGAGCCAATCTGAGGGTATTGCTATGTACGTACTGCTAGAGTTAACGAAATACTTTAAGTATTCCTCTCCGTCCGATATTGAAATTATTGCGCTTACAGGTCTTAACATGTGAATTACCATGTATGCATCTAGATTACTCAAGTGCTCTTCAGATGGAACCTTTAGGTAGACGGTCTGGCCGTTTAGAGCTATGTTGTATTCCTTCCCATTAAATGTGATTTTCAAGAGCTTCTTTGGATATACAATGACAGTTGCACCATTTACTGGGAGCCGATACTTATTGTCTAAAATTACGATTCCTTTAGTTACGTTTCCTCCTTGATCTTCGACTACAATTCTTACAGTATAGTAATTATAGAAAGCATACGTTGTATTGACGAATATATTTATATCAGAGAGACTATTTCCTACTTTTAGAACTGGTAAGGTGAAGTTTAACATCCTAAGCGTATTGTTCTCATTTACTATCAGTGTAGCCGATAACGTACTTGAGACCCAGTCCTTCGGTAGAGCTATTATTGTCTCATTTGAGATAACGTAGCTTAGAGTGTATATATCTTTTCTTAGTTTTAATATGCCATTTTCAGCACCATGAAGGTTTAGTTTAATCATCTCAGTTAAAGGCTGTGGAGGTATAATTGTCTCGTTCCTTTGTTTCTTGTATAAGATAGGGAGCCTTATTTCATTTATGCCGAGTGGCACAAGTAAACTTGACTCGGAA is a genomic window containing:
- a CDS encoding transcription factor S, which encodes MVQFCPKCGSLMVARRVQGKVILKCMKCGYEMDASQAKPIRASRKIQHSVRERTIVIDKNVNVETLPKTRDVICPKCGHDEAYYWFVQTRAGDEPPTRFYKCTKCGHVWREYE
- the thpR gene encoding RNA 2',3'-cyclic phosphodiesterase, which encodes MGKIRTFIAVDVEGILASKLEKLVESIKSTGAPVKGVEAENFHVTLKFIGEIDEEMIDTIEEIMKHSVNGIEPHKVVLKGIGAFPNPFRPRVVWVGLEGAEKLTTISSRLTKSLREKGIKVDTKQFVPHITLARVKGYRNIDKLSEWIETMRDIEIGELEVKKIRLKKSILTPRGPIYETLREVEL
- the cca gene encoding CCA tRNA nucleotidyltransferase, producing the protein MTLLHKILEESVLEKIRPTKEEYEKRDKLFRKIKEVAVRVLKDEKVEAEVTLQGSAAKETWIRNNLELDVFVLFPVSTKEWLKVTGLRIIEKIAEKIGKYEIRYAEHPYVRLKVEGVKVDLVPAFKVSDGREAITAVDRTPFHTKWVIEKLNEMGENSRDEVRLLKAFFKGIEVYGAEIKVQGFSGYVTELLVINYGGFAEALSSISQWRPPVFVDPGNFGSKAKFLHKFRGSPMVLPDPVDPNRNAAASVSLESLALASLASWRYITNPSPRFYFKPPAPDVKAERPTYLISFTLNPGYPPETIWGELKRISRSLISTLRRAGFEITRYKLWSDEEKEAAIAIEMINDVLSREVVRIGPPIWEKKHLLSFFTAHDKVLAGPWVEGDRVYLIEPRDVTSFTEFVRGVISRYRSKSINLESVEIKKILQPKTEWLRWFVYGKYWWWT